The Actinopolyspora erythraea genome has a segment encoding these proteins:
- a CDS encoding APC family permease gives MTERSVSSAGSAALPRVIPLGLGAMLGAGVLLAPAPATAIAGPWVPLAVPVAVVTAWCAALAVRCQAESYRTPGAGYVGVRDKLGTVPGRIAAGTGLFGHAAAMAAVAGAAARHLPTPQSLTAVSLPLFAVFVSTAGLRIRGAAGWLWLVPPLAAVAVVITACLTITPVDSPAAPANGPLAVTGAAGVLFLAFAGFERLSVPARGTGRSLSAVVGRALPTVLLVVGVVLTVLLSVLLYQLGSARLALSPAPLLDALRAADAAALTSGVGLGVALAAFPVLLAVLESARPTGTALVADGELPLLARRGGPSGTPVPFDLAVAAVAASLAWFVEPELAVSVAACCLLVHYALVNAATRVLLLRGRKLPRRTACLGMGLSVILAMSMPVPAMGITLGVAVGAPLLAGLGQRVRRSGRELPHEYHPGGPDTP, from the coding sequence GTGACCGAACGATCGGTGAGCTCGGCCGGTTCCGCGGCGTTGCCGCGGGTGATTCCACTCGGGCTCGGTGCGATGTTGGGGGCCGGGGTCCTCCTCGCCCCGGCACCGGCCACGGCGATCGCGGGGCCGTGGGTGCCGCTCGCCGTCCCGGTGGCGGTGGTGACCGCCTGGTGCGCCGCACTCGCCGTGAGGTGCCAGGCCGAGTCCTACCGCACTCCCGGCGCGGGCTACGTGGGCGTGCGGGACAAGCTGGGGACGGTCCCCGGCCGGATCGCCGCTGGTACGGGGCTGTTCGGCCATGCGGCCGCGATGGCGGCGGTGGCTGGCGCGGCCGCCCGCCACCTTCCGACGCCGCAGTCGTTGACCGCGGTTTCGCTCCCGCTGTTCGCGGTGTTCGTGTCCACCGCGGGGTTGCGGATCAGGGGAGCGGCCGGCTGGCTCTGGCTGGTGCCGCCGCTCGCCGCGGTCGCTGTGGTGATCACGGCGTGCCTGACCATCACGCCGGTGGACTCACCGGCGGCTCCGGCGAACGGACCACTTGCCGTGACTGGGGCGGCCGGGGTGCTGTTCCTCGCCTTCGCGGGGTTCGAGCGGTTGAGCGTTCCCGCGCGCGGAACCGGGCGATCCCTGTCCGCCGTGGTGGGGCGGGCACTGCCGACCGTGCTGCTCGTGGTCGGTGTGGTGCTGACCGTGCTGCTGTCGGTGCTGCTGTACCAGCTCGGTTCGGCCAGGTTGGCGCTGTCACCCGCTCCGCTGCTCGACGCGTTGCGCGCGGCCGACGCGGCCGCGTTGACCTCCGGGGTGGGGTTGGGGGTGGCGCTGGCCGCGTTCCCGGTACTGCTCGCGGTGCTGGAGTCGGCGCGTCCCACGGGAACGGCCCTGGTGGCCGACGGTGAACTGCCGCTGCTGGCGCGGCGCGGCGGGCCCTCGGGCACTCCCGTTCCGTTCGATCTGGCGGTGGCTGCGGTGGCCGCTTCGCTGGCGTGGTTCGTCGAGCCGGAACTGGCCGTCTCGGTCGCCGCGTGTTGTCTGCTGGTCCACTACGCGCTGGTCAACGCGGCGACGAGGGTGCTGTTGCTGCGAGGGCGGAAACTGCCCAGGCGGACGGCCTGCCTGGGGATGGGGCTGTCGGTGATCCTCGCCATGAGCATGCCCGTGCCCGCGATGGGGATCACACTGGGCGTGGCGGTCGGCGCGCCCCTGCTCGCGGGGCTGGGCCAACGGGTGCGCCGGAGCGGCCGGGAGCTGCCGCACGAGTACCACCCCGGCGGTCCCGACACCCCGTGA
- the lpdA gene encoding dihydrolipoyl dehydrogenase, whose translation MTDTSADLVILGGGSGGYACAFRAAELGLSVTLIEKDKLGGTCLHRGCIPTKALLHAAEVADSARESSQFGVKASLEGIDIDGVNSYKDGIVSKLHKGLQGLTKAHKVNYVEGAGTLVDANTVEVDGTRYTGTNVVLATGSYSKTLPGLEFGGRIIASEQALNLDYVPEKVVVLGGGVIGVEFASVWRSFGAEVNIVEALPHLVPNEDEYCSKQLERAFRKRGIKFSTGVKFTGAEQTDDGVTVSLENGETIDADLLLVAVGRGPNTAGHGYEEAGVALERGFVRTDERLRTNLPGVYAVGDIVPGLQLAHRGFQQGVFIAEDIAGLNPPVIDEAGIPRVTYSNPEVASVGLTESAAREQYDKVETFTYDLAGNGKSQILKTAGAAKIVRAADGPVLGLHLIGDRVGELISEAQLIYNWEALPEDVAPLVHAHPTQSEALGEAHLALAGKPLHVHG comes from the coding sequence GTGACCGACACGTCCGCCGATCTAGTCATTCTCGGTGGCGGCTCCGGCGGCTACGCCTGCGCTTTCCGCGCGGCGGAGCTGGGCCTTTCCGTCACCCTCATCGAAAAGGACAAGCTCGGTGGGACCTGTCTGCACCGAGGCTGCATCCCCACCAAAGCGCTGCTGCACGCCGCCGAGGTCGCGGACTCGGCCCGCGAGAGCTCCCAGTTCGGCGTGAAGGCCTCCCTCGAGGGCATCGACATCGATGGTGTCAACTCGTACAAGGACGGCATCGTCAGCAAGCTGCACAAGGGGCTGCAGGGGCTGACCAAGGCTCACAAGGTCAACTACGTGGAGGGGGCGGGCACCCTCGTCGACGCCAACACGGTGGAGGTCGACGGAACCCGCTACACCGGCACCAACGTGGTGCTGGCCACGGGGTCCTACTCCAAGACGCTGCCCGGCCTGGAGTTCGGCGGTCGGATCATCGCCAGTGAGCAGGCGCTCAACCTCGACTACGTACCGGAGAAGGTCGTCGTGCTCGGCGGCGGCGTCATCGGCGTGGAGTTCGCCAGCGTGTGGCGTTCCTTCGGGGCCGAGGTGAACATCGTCGAGGCGCTGCCGCACCTGGTCCCCAACGAGGACGAGTACTGCTCCAAGCAGCTCGAGCGCGCCTTCCGCAAGCGGGGGATCAAGTTCTCCACCGGCGTGAAGTTCACCGGCGCGGAGCAGACCGACGACGGCGTGACCGTGAGCCTGGAGAACGGCGAGACCATCGACGCCGACCTGCTGCTGGTGGCCGTGGGCCGCGGGCCGAACACGGCCGGGCACGGTTACGAGGAGGCCGGTGTGGCGCTGGAGCGCGGATTCGTGCGCACCGACGAGCGGCTGCGCACCAATCTGCCCGGTGTCTACGCGGTCGGCGACATCGTCCCCGGTCTGCAACTGGCGCACCGGGGCTTCCAGCAGGGCGTGTTCATCGCCGAGGACATCGCCGGGTTGAACCCGCCCGTCATCGACGAGGCCGGGATCCCGAGGGTCACCTACAGCAACCCCGAGGTCGCCTCGGTCGGGCTGACCGAGAGCGCGGCCAGGGAACAGTACGACAAGGTGGAGACCTTCACCTACGACCTGGCGGGCAACGGCAAGAGCCAGATCCTCAAGACCGCGGGGGCCGCCAAGATCGTTCGTGCCGCCGACGGCCCGGTGCTCGGCCTGCACCTGATCGGTGACCGAGTGGGCGAGCTGATCAGCGAGGCCCAGCTCATCTACAACTGGGAGGCGCTTCCGGAGGACGTGGCTCCGCTGGTGCACGCCCACCCGACCCAGTCCGAGGCGCTCGGTGAAGCGCATCTCGCCCTGGCGGGCAAACCGCTCCACGTACACGGCTGA
- a CDS encoding leucyl aminopeptidase: MTTPKLALVDGSAAKLTVETLVIGTVEGPDGLELAPGTNEIAAAFDGNLTETLTLLGATGKAEEVVRLPASGSVRAEVLLAVGLGKRDQQEEIPGESVRRAAGVAARSMTGVSHAATTLSALDVSAAVQGTVMGSYAFTRYKSSPGDEPVGKVDFVVADSKEDAAKSALKGATVIGEAVNTARDLINTPPNDLPPAAMADRASELGRQAGLEVEVLDADDLRKHGYGGILGVGEGSSRPPRLVRMRHKGPKSARKVALVGKGVTFDTGGISLKPAAGMEDMTSDMSGAAAVVATMVLAAKLNYPLDITATVPMAENMPSGTAYRPGDVLTMYGGKTVEVLNTDAEGRLILADAITRACEDGPEYLIEASTLTGAQQVALGKRTPGVMGSERFRDRVAELSRATGESGWAMPLPEELRADLDSKLADIANITGQRWAGMLVAGRFLSEFVAEDVAWAHIDVAGPAYNSNSPWGYTPKGGTGVPVRTMAAVLADIAGQD, from the coding sequence GTGACAACCCCCAAACTCGCCCTGGTCGACGGCAGCGCGGCGAAACTGACGGTGGAGACACTCGTCATCGGAACCGTGGAGGGCCCGGACGGCCTCGAACTAGCGCCGGGAACCAACGAGATCGCCGCGGCTTTCGACGGCAACCTGACCGAGACGTTGACCCTGCTGGGCGCCACCGGCAAGGCCGAGGAGGTCGTCAGGCTGCCGGCGAGTGGGTCGGTGCGGGCGGAGGTCCTGCTCGCGGTCGGTCTCGGCAAACGCGACCAGCAGGAGGAGATCCCCGGCGAGTCGGTGCGTCGCGCGGCGGGAGTCGCGGCACGCTCGATGACCGGTGTCTCGCACGCCGCCACGACGCTGTCCGCACTGGACGTCTCGGCGGCGGTGCAGGGAACCGTGATGGGCTCCTACGCGTTCACCCGGTACAAGTCCTCCCCCGGCGACGAGCCGGTGGGCAAAGTGGACTTCGTCGTCGCCGACTCCAAGGAGGACGCGGCGAAGTCCGCGCTGAAGGGCGCCACCGTGATCGGGGAGGCGGTCAACACCGCCCGCGACCTGATCAACACGCCCCCGAACGACCTGCCTCCCGCCGCCATGGCTGACCGCGCCTCCGAATTGGGGCGCCAAGCGGGGCTGGAGGTCGAAGTGCTCGACGCCGACGATCTCCGCAAACACGGCTACGGCGGCATCCTGGGGGTCGGCGAGGGGTCGTCCCGCCCCCCGAGGTTGGTCCGGATGCGGCACAAGGGCCCGAAGAGCGCCCGGAAGGTGGCGCTGGTCGGCAAGGGGGTGACCTTCGACACGGGCGGCATCTCCCTCAAGCCCGCGGCGGGCATGGAGGACATGACCTCGGACATGTCGGGGGCGGCCGCGGTCGTCGCGACCATGGTGCTGGCGGCCAAGCTCAACTACCCGCTCGACATCACGGCAACGGTGCCCATGGCGGAGAACATGCCGTCCGGAACCGCCTACCGCCCCGGCGACGTCCTGACCATGTACGGCGGCAAGACCGTCGAGGTCCTCAACACCGACGCCGAGGGCAGGCTGATCCTGGCCGACGCGATCACCCGTGCCTGCGAGGACGGGCCCGAATACCTGATCGAGGCCTCGACCCTGACCGGTGCCCAGCAGGTCGCGCTGGGCAAGCGGACCCCCGGGGTCATGGGCAGCGAGCGGTTCCGGGACCGCGTCGCCGAGCTCTCCAGGGCGACCGGCGAGTCGGGCTGGGCCATGCCGCTGCCGGAGGAACTGCGGGCCGACCTCGACTCGAAGCTGGCCGACATCGCCAATATCACCGGACAGCGCTGGGCCGGGATGCTGGTCGCCGGACGGTTCCTCAGTGAGTTCGTCGCCGAGGACGTGGCCTGGGCGCACATCGACGTGGCGGGACCGGCGTACAACTCGAACTCCCCGTGGGGCTACACCCCCAAGGGCGGCACCGGTGTGCCGGTGCGGACGATGGCCGCCGTGCTGGCAGACATCGCCGGACAGGACTGA